The Pyrus communis chromosome 9, drPyrComm1.1, whole genome shotgun sequence genome has a segment encoding these proteins:
- the LOC137744169 gene encoding ankyrin repeat-containing protein ITN1-like, translating into MEIRPHNEDEVYKASRTGSVESLNRLIKNDPDILWRISLQTGKTGTPLHVSALHGHTEFTEALCTKNPKLAERMDADGRTPLHLASADGHKETVEALLSVYADACLRCDEKGRIPLHYAAMKGEVEVLQKLIDKNPESMYVKVENRSKETVLHLCIIHNQLECLKLLVERDDSNGEFLNSRAGCCDGSVTILHLALMLRQIKTIRYLLSVDTIRAEAVGVNGMSLTMSDILEYSSVVREDFSRSLEIQQILMDAGLIRRENNENDNPNSAVAAAAVVVSPNPRRVEKKKKLHKRVAPSEKGSKPARWFLTKLMKWLRYPDDWVKDTRGLLMVVATVISTMTFQAVVNPPGGVWEHNDTNTTFNNITVCSEESVCRVGTAVFGYGNDPDDYFRTFIVFNTITFLASLSVTLLLVSGFPLHNRLCTWLLSMSMCVTLAFLALTYLIVLYVMVPNYRCFVSSSLYRIFFILWITLLVIGSVLQTIRFLMWVMKRLRPMYFRSTSGLKNMVTTGSFSRKDPTCFEENDVPTVV; encoded by the exons atgGAGATCAGACCGCACAATGAAGATGAAGTGTACAAGGCATCACGGACCGGGAGTGTAGAATCCTTAAACAGGTTGATCAAAAATGACCCAGACATTCTATGGAGAATATCCCTGCAGACCGGCAAAACCGGAACCCCCTTACATGTGTCGGCTTTGCACGGCCACACTGAGTTTACCGAAGCCCTTTGCACTAAAAATCCCAAACTTGCAGAGCGGATGGACGCCGATGGACGCACGCCCCTGCACTTGGCTTCTGCTGACGGCCACAAGGAGACTGTCGAAGCTTTGTTATCTGTGTATGCTGATGCGTGCTTGCGTTGCGATGAAAAGGGAAGAATCCCTCTTCACTATGCAGCCATGAAAGGAGAAGTTGAGGTGCTGCAGAAGTTGATTGATAAAAATCCTGAGTCCATGTATGTCAAAGTTGAAAACAGATCGAAGGAAACAGTTTTGCACTTGTGTATTATACACAACCAGTTAGAGTGCTTGAAACTGTTGGTTGAAAGAGACGACAGCAATGGCGAGTTCCTCAACTCAAGAGCTGGCTGCTGTGATGGTAGTGTGACCATCCTGCACTTAGCTTTGATGCTAAGGCAAATTAAG ACTATACGTTACCTGCTTTCCGTTGATACTATAAGAGCAGAAGCAGTTGGTGTGAATGGGATGTCTCTGACCATGTCAGATATCTTAGAGTACAGCAGCGTTGTAAGAGAGGACTTTAGCAGAAGCTTAGAAATTCAACAAATTTTGATGGACGCAGGATTAATCAGAagagaaaataatgaaaatgacaatCCTAACTCAGCTGTTGCCGCTGCCGCTGTTGTTGTATCACCAAATCCAAGAAGggtagagaagaaaaagaagcttCACAAACGAGTAGCACCATCGGAAAAGGGATCAAAGCCAGCAAGGTGGTTCTTgacaaaattgatgaaatggttaAGATATCCGGATGATTGGGTGAAGGACACACGTGGCTTGCTGATGGTTGTGGCTACGGTGATCTCGACCATGACTTTTCAAGCCGTAGTCAACCCACCTGGTGGTGTATGGGAACATAATGATACAAACACTACCTTTAATAATATAACAGTTTGCAGTGAAGAGAGTGTATGTAGAGTTGGAACTGCAGTGTTCGGCTACGGTAATGATCCCGATGATTACTTCCGCACTTTCATAGTATTCAATACCATCACGTTCCTTGCTTCTTTGAGTGTCACCCTTTTGCTCGTTAGTGGATTTCCTCTCCACAATCGGTTGTGCACGTGGCTCTTATCGATGTCCATGTGCGTCACGCTCGCATTCTTGGCACTCACCTATCTAATTGTGCTGTACGTGATGGTCCCTAATTACCGTTGTTTCGTTTCATCAAGCTTGTACCGGATATTCTTTATTCTTTGGATTACGTTGCTGGTCATAGGCAGCGTACTTCAGACTATCCGGTTTCTTATGTGGGTGATGAAGCGGTTGCGACCCATGTACTTCAGGTCAACATCAGGTCTCAAGAACATGGTCACCACTGGCTCCTTTTCACGTAAAGATCCAACGTGTTTTGAAGAGAATGATGTGCCTACAGTTGTGTGA